The Streptomyces sp. NBC_01268 genome segment CGTCCAGCCCAAGCTGGCCGCGCTCGACGGCAAGCCGACCTCCCCGTGGGTGATGGTGCGCCGGCTGCCCCAGCTCGTCCGCAAGGGGCTCGCGCTCGGCTGGCGGGTCGACCGCCGTGCCGTGACGGTCCTGCTCTCGTGCCAGGCGCTCTCGGCGGTCCTGGAGGCGGCGGGGCTCGTCGCCACCGGCAGCACCATCACCTCGCTCGTCTCCGCCGGCGACATCCGCGAGCGGCTGTCGGAGGCGCTGCCGTCCATCGTGCTCATCGGCGCCGCCGTCGCGGTGCGCGCCGTGCTCGGCATCGTCATCTCCGACGTCTCCTCGCGCCTGTCGCCGCGGATCTCCCGCGAGGCCGAGCTGGAGATGCTGCACGCCGCCGCGAACGCCGAGCTCACCGCGTACGACCACCCCGGCTTCAACGACAAGTGGGACCACGCCGACCGGGGTGCGGACGTGGCGAAGGACCTGATCACCGAGTCGCAGATGCTGATGTCCTGTCTCGCCTCGATCATCGCGGCGGCCGGCGTCGTCACGGTCCTGCACCCCGTGCTGCTGCCCCTGCTCGTCCTGGCCGTGCTCCCGCAGGCCCTCGCCCGGATGAAGGGCGCCCACCTGCACTGGGAGAGCAGCCGTGCCGTGTCGGCGGAGCGGCGCACGCTCGGGCATCTGCGCTGGTACATCGCCGACCGGCAGATCGCCGACCAGCTCCGCGCGGGCACGATGTTCGGCTTCCTGCTGGGTCGCTACCGTGAGATCGGCGCCCGCGTCGACGCCGTCACGGACCGGGCCATCCACCGGGGCGCGCGCTGGGCGTTCGCCGGGTCGCTCGCCGGCGGGATCGCCTCCGCGGTCATGTGGGGCGCGCTGGTCGGGCTGCTCGCCACCGGCCGGATGACGCTCGCGACCGCCGGAACGGCCGTCTTCGCGCTGCAGACCGTGAGCAACAACCTGTACGGGATCGTCGGTTACGGTACGCAGATCTTCCGCACCGGCCTGTACGTCGACGACTGGGTCGACTTCATCACCGAGGCGGGCGGCCACCGCCTCGACCGCGGCGCCGTCGTCCCCGACCCGCCGACGACGGTGCGCGCCGAGGAGCTCACGTACACGTATCCGGAGGCCGACGAGCCCGCCCTCGACGGGATCACCCTGGAGGTACGGGCCGGGGAGATCATCGCGCTGGTCGGGGAGAACGGTTCCGGCAAGACCACGCTGTCCAAGCTGCTCGCCGGCCTCTACCTCCCCACCGGGGGCACGGTCACCTGGGACGCCCGGGACGTCCGCACGCTCGACCCGTACGCGATGTGGAAGCACACCGCCGTCGTCCCGCAGGTCTTCGCCCACTGGCCGCTCACCGCCGAGGAGAACATCACCCTC includes the following:
- a CDS encoding ABC transporter ATP-binding protein, with amino-acid sequence MPSVSDSDSVGESSSARANDSDSVTDPSPPVEQYRYVQPKLAALDGKPTSPWVMVRRLPQLVRKGLALGWRVDRRAVTVLLSCQALSAVLEAAGLVATGSTITSLVSAGDIRERLSEALPSIVLIGAAVAVRAVLGIVISDVSSRLSPRISREAELEMLHAAANAELTAYDHPGFNDKWDHADRGADVAKDLITESQMLMSCLASIIAAAGVVTVLHPVLLPLLVLAVLPQALARMKGAHLHWESSRAVSAERRTLGHLRWYIADRQIADQLRAGTMFGFLLGRYREIGARVDAVTDRAIHRGARWAFAGSLAGGIASAVMWGALVGLLATGRMTLATAGTAVFALQTVSNNLYGIVGYGTQIFRTGLYVDDWVDFITEAGGHRLDRGAVVPDPPTTVRAEELTYTYPEADEPALDGITLEVRAGEIIALVGENGSGKTTLSKLLAGLYLPTGGTVTWDARDVRTLDPYAMWKHTAVVPQVFAHWPLTAEENITLGQPHGDARESLLQAAERSGAAEVVQGLRSGWNTLLAREWFGGVELSGGQWQRLAIARAFYRPGLLVLDEPTSALDARAEHRIFAGLREIAKDRPVVLVTHRLANVAVADRIIVLSHGRVIQQGTYTRLAEVPGLFRELLELQNDRGIPSQRTAEPESEAGAGATA